In a genomic window of Thermus albus:
- a CDS encoding 2Fe-2S iron-sulfur cluster-binding protein: MRLNVNGQEVEAKEGALLLELVDVPTLCHHPHTETHGLCRLCLVEVEGRLVPACATQATEGMVVRTDTETLRSFRKTLLEWLALSTDLSLAPGLEELLLAYGADPGRWGEMPLTRKGRAPIRDNPFFLRDYAKCVNCRRCVDACGDGIMGVYALTLEGRGLLAHPTTPLDRPLPETPCVFCGNCVQVCPTGALRPLSLEV, from the coding sequence ATGCGGCTTAATGTGAACGGGCAGGAGGTAGAGGCCAAGGAGGGGGCTCTCCTTTTGGAGTTGGTGGACGTCCCCACCCTTTGCCACCACCCCCACACGGAAACCCATGGGCTTTGCCGGCTTTGCCTGGTGGAGGTGGAAGGCCGCCTGGTGCCCGCCTGCGCCACCCAAGCGACCGAGGGCATGGTGGTCCGAACGGACACGGAAACCCTCCGTTCCTTCCGCAAAACCCTCTTGGAGTGGCTCGCCCTCTCCACGGACTTGAGCCTGGCCCCCGGGCTTGAAGAACTCCTGTTGGCCTACGGGGCGGACCCCGGGCGCTGGGGCGAGATGCCCCTAACCCGCAAGGGGAGGGCGCCCATCCGGGATAACCCCTTTTTCCTCAGGGACTATGCCAAGTGCGTGAACTGCCGCCGCTGTGTGGACGCCTGCGGGGATGGGATCATGGGGGTCTACGCCCTCACCCTGGAGGGTAGGGGCCTCCTGGCCCACCCCACCACCCCCTTGGACCGGCCCCTTCCCGAAACCCCCTGCGTCTTCTGCGGCAACTGCGTCCAGGTCTGCCCCACAGGGGCCCTGCGCCCCTTGAGCTTGGAGGTGTGA
- a CDS encoding TRAP transporter substrate-binding protein, translated as MKRRQFLKKVGVGLAASLSYRAFAQAAPQVRWRLVSSYPRSLDTLYGGAEDLAKRVAELTEGRFQIRVYQAGEIVPGGQVLDAVQQGTVEAGHTYGPFYVGKNPTLAFDGGVPFGMTYRQHNAWMRYGGGLELLRAVYADFGVVQFPGGNTGVQMGGWFRKEIRTLADLKGLRMRIPGLGGLVIGRLGVVPQTLAAGDIYPALERGTIDATEFSGPYDDEKLGFYKVARYYYYPSFWEPSAQLSFLVSQKEWQKLPKEFQEAFQVAAAEVNLTMMAKYDAQNPPALSRLLKAGVRLRRWPLEIMKKALQETQALYEEQAAKDATYRKVYAAYWAFRNEQYRWFAVAELGYESFAFPTV; from the coding sequence ATGAAACGGAGGCAGTTCCTCAAGAAGGTGGGGGTGGGCCTGGCGGCTAGCCTCTCCTATAGGGCTTTTGCCCAGGCGGCGCCTCAGGTGCGCTGGCGGCTGGTTTCCAGCTACCCAAGGAGCCTGGACACCCTCTATGGGGGTGCCGAGGACCTGGCCAAGCGGGTGGCGGAGCTCACCGAGGGCCGCTTCCAGATCCGCGTCTACCAGGCCGGTGAGATTGTCCCTGGGGGACAGGTATTGGATGCCGTGCAGCAAGGGACGGTGGAGGCGGGGCACACCTACGGCCCTTTCTATGTGGGCAAAAACCCCACCCTGGCCTTTGACGGCGGCGTGCCCTTTGGCATGACCTACCGGCAGCACAACGCCTGGATGCGCTATGGCGGTGGCCTGGAGCTTCTCCGCGCCGTTTATGCCGATTTCGGGGTGGTCCAGTTTCCCGGGGGGAACACCGGGGTTCAGATGGGGGGCTGGTTCCGCAAGGAGATCCGGACCTTGGCGGACCTCAAGGGCCTGCGCATGCGCATCCCGGGGCTTGGCGGTCTGGTGATAGGCCGGCTCGGGGTGGTACCCCAGACCTTGGCCGCTGGGGATATCTACCCGGCCCTGGAGCGGGGTACCATAGACGCCACCGAGTTTTCTGGCCCCTACGACGACGAGAAGCTGGGCTTTTACAAGGTGGCCCGCTACTACTACTACCCCTCCTTCTGGGAGCCCAGCGCCCAGCTTTCCTTCCTGGTTTCGCAAAAGGAGTGGCAGAAGCTTCCCAAGGAGTTCCAGGAGGCCTTCCAGGTGGCGGCAGCGGAGGTCAACCTCACCATGATGGCCAAGTACGATGCCCAAAACCCTCCGGCCCTATCCCGCCTCCTTAAGGCGGGGGTGCGTTTGCGCCGCTGGCCCTTGGAGATTATGAAGAAGGCCCTCCAAGAAACCCAAGCCCTCTACGAGGAGCAGGCGGCCAAGGACGCCACCTACCGCAAGGTGTACGCCGCCTACTGGGCCTTCAGGAATGAGCAGTACCGGTGGTTTGCCGTGGCGGAGCTGGGTTACGAGAGCTTCGCCTTCCCCACGGTGTAG
- the fdhF gene encoding formate dehydrogenase subunit alpha, with product MRTTCPYCGVGCQVEPMVQGGRIVQVLAPDIPPNHGALCVKGRFGLDFPFSGKRLLYPMVRESRKEPFRRVSWDEALDFAAQRLLEVFRKRGPEGLAVFPSAKTTNEEVYLAQKLARALLETNNVDHCSRLCHSSSTAALSRSLGGASMTNPIEDIWKTDLFLVVGSNTTETHPVIGAMIKKRVRQGAKLIVVDPRYTGMAEAATLWLRPHPGTDLFLFNAMARYILEEGLWDQGYVEERTEGFAEWRASVEGYTLEEAERITGVKRENIALAARLYATTERAGVYWAMGLTQHTKGTATVQALVNLALLTGKVGEEGAGLNPLRGQNNVQGAGDMGGLPDVLPGYRKVADQEARKRFENLWGVTLNPKPGLRMTEIFEGIPEVEAIYLIGEDPVTSEPYQDHLKAKLEALPFLIVQDILENETTPFAHVVLPAASFLEKEGTFTNTDRRVQRVRKILNPPGEARPDWWIIQELGKRLAQGLGRPWTLYSRPEGIWEEVRRAVPEMMGGITYRRLEEEGVRWPCPKEDHPGEAVLFREGFNTPSGRARFIPVHFTPPAETPSEEYPLTLSTGRVLYHWHGGTLSRNSRLQEAYPELKVEVNPKDAQRLGIQDGEVVQVVSRRGRIRAKAWVTDRTPEGVVYAPFHFAEAPANRLTLNALDPISRIPEYKVSAVRLEKLD from the coding sequence ATGCGCACCACATGCCCCTACTGCGGCGTGGGCTGCCAGGTGGAACCGATGGTGCAAGGAGGCCGCATCGTCCAAGTCCTAGCCCCCGACATCCCTCCCAACCACGGGGCCCTGTGCGTGAAAGGCCGCTTCGGCCTGGACTTTCCCTTCTCCGGAAAGCGCCTCCTCTACCCCATGGTGCGGGAAAGCCGCAAGGAACCCTTCCGTCGGGTGAGCTGGGACGAGGCCCTGGACTTTGCCGCCCAGCGCCTCCTGGAAGTGTTTAGGAAGCGGGGCCCGGAGGGCCTGGCCGTCTTCCCTTCCGCCAAGACCACCAATGAGGAGGTTTACTTGGCTCAGAAGCTGGCCCGGGCTCTTCTGGAGACCAACAACGTGGACCACTGCTCGAGGCTTTGCCACTCCTCCTCCACCGCGGCCCTCTCCCGCTCCTTGGGGGGGGCCAGCATGACCAATCCCATAGAGGATATCTGGAAAACCGATCTTTTCTTGGTGGTGGGGTCCAACACCACGGAAACCCACCCGGTGATCGGGGCCATGATCAAAAAAAGGGTCCGGCAAGGGGCCAAGCTCATCGTGGTGGACCCCCGGTACACGGGCATGGCCGAGGCCGCCACCCTCTGGCTAAGGCCCCATCCGGGCACGGACCTCTTCCTTTTCAACGCCATGGCCCGGTACATCCTGGAGGAAGGGCTCTGGGACCAAGGCTACGTGGAGGAGCGCACGGAGGGGTTTGCCGAGTGGCGGGCCTCCGTGGAGGGCTATACCCTCGAGGAGGCCGAGCGCATCACGGGGGTGAAAAGGGAGAACATCGCCCTCGCCGCCAGGCTCTACGCCACCACGGAAAGGGCCGGGGTCTATTGGGCCATGGGCCTCACCCAGCACACCAAGGGCACGGCCACCGTCCAGGCCCTGGTGAACCTGGCCCTCCTCACGGGAAAGGTGGGCGAGGAGGGGGCAGGCCTCAATCCCTTAAGGGGGCAGAACAACGTGCAAGGGGCTGGGGATATGGGGGGCCTGCCCGACGTCCTCCCGGGATACCGCAAGGTTGCGGACCAAGAGGCCAGGAAGCGCTTTGAAAACCTGTGGGGGGTTACGTTGAACCCCAAGCCCGGCCTGCGCATGACCGAGATCTTCGAGGGCATCCCCGAGGTGGAGGCCATCTACCTGATCGGGGAGGACCCCGTGACCAGCGAGCCCTACCAGGACCACCTCAAGGCCAAGCTCGAGGCTCTCCCCTTCCTCATCGTCCAGGACATTCTGGAGAACGAGACCACGCCCTTTGCCCACGTGGTTCTGCCCGCGGCAAGCTTCCTGGAAAAGGAGGGCACGTTTACCAACACCGATCGCCGGGTGCAACGGGTGCGGAAAATCCTGAATCCCCCTGGGGAAGCCAGGCCCGACTGGTGGATCATCCAGGAGCTGGGGAAACGCCTAGCCCAGGGCTTGGGCCGGCCCTGGACCCTTTATTCCCGCCCCGAGGGCATTTGGGAGGAGGTTCGCCGGGCCGTTCCCGAGATGATGGGGGGAATAACCTACCGGCGCCTGGAAGAGGAGGGCGTCCGCTGGCCTTGCCCAAAGGAAGACCACCCCGGGGAGGCGGTGCTCTTCCGCGAAGGCTTTAATACGCCTTCCGGTAGGGCCCGTTTCATTCCCGTGCACTTTACCCCGCCCGCGGAAACGCCCTCCGAGGAATACCCCCTCACCCTCTCCACGGGCCGGGTCCTCTACCACTGGCACGGGGGTACCTTAAGCCGGAATAGCCGCCTCCAGGAGGCGTATCCTGAACTCAAAGTGGAGGTGAACCCTAAGGACGCCCAGAGGCTCGGCATCCAGGATGGGGAGGTCGTCCAGGTGGTAAGCCGCCGGGGCCGGATCCGAGCTAAGGCCTGGGTCACGGACCGCACCCCCGAGGGGGTGGTCTATGCGCCCTTCCACTTCGCCGAGGCCCCCGCCAACCGCCTCACCCTGAACGCCCTGGACCCCATAAGCCGTATCCCCGAGTACAAGGTGAGCGCGGTGCGGCTGGAGAAACTGGACTAG
- a CDS encoding NADH-ubiquinone oxidoreductase-F iron-sulfur binding region domain-containing protein, protein MDRQSLLPLLDARLPLTEEGVAEAARLAGVPLAQAWGVVRHYPRYRGLPQGRLLVDDPVARARGFARLLREADGTYPPMGLEALSPLFVRIEGKERYVEEGGRLVPFRDFRLPFALGQGERLLPPEPILNLRAYERVGGLQALRGLLGDAFSPHDLIQAVEEAGLLGRGGAAFPTHVKMRAVAQAPSPKYLVVNADESEPGNFKDRFLLEHHPFLVLEGALLAAHAVGAEKVFLYVRDEFAAAIQGLEQAIGELKEAGLLTKPTEVFHSGGLYICGEETALLESMEGKRAEPRLKPPFPVEKGLWGRPTLVQNVETLANLPLILKEGPAAWRLKEPKLFSISGDVARPGLYELPLGTPLGEALERAGGSPKELKAVLLGGAAGVFTRDFAVPLRYRERLPIGAGAIVAFGKEVDLWEVLLGLAHFFQEESCGKCFPCPLGTAIQVEMVKRRERSRALVHDLAQALKGSLCGLGQSAYWAYQSLLEVEDAA, encoded by the coding sequence ATGGACAGGCAAAGCCTCCTCCCCCTCCTGGACGCCCGGCTTCCCCTCACCGAAGAGGGCGTGGCCGAGGCGGCCCGGCTGGCGGGCGTGCCCCTGGCCCAAGCCTGGGGGGTGGTCCGCCACTATCCCCGGTACCGGGGCCTCCCCCAGGGGAGGCTCCTGGTGGACGACCCCGTGGCCCGGGCCCGGGGGTTTGCCCGCCTCCTGCGGGAGGCCGATGGCACCTATCCCCCTATGGGCCTCGAGGCCCTCTCCCCCCTGTTCGTGCGCATAGAGGGCAAGGAGCGGTACGTGGAAGAGGGGGGCCGGCTCGTGCCCTTCCGGGATTTTCGCCTCCCCTTCGCCCTAGGCCAAGGGGAAAGGCTCCTTCCCCCTGAACCCATCCTGAACCTGCGGGCCTACGAGAGGGTCGGGGGGTTACAAGCCTTGCGGGGCTTGCTTGGGGACGCGTTTTCCCCCCATGACCTCATCCAGGCGGTGGAGGAGGCGGGGCTATTGGGCCGGGGCGGGGCCGCCTTCCCCACCCACGTGAAGATGCGGGCCGTGGCCCAGGCCCCTTCCCCCAAATACCTGGTGGTGAACGCCGACGAGTCCGAGCCCGGCAACTTCAAAGACCGCTTCCTCCTTGAGCACCATCCCTTCTTGGTCCTGGAAGGAGCCCTCCTAGCAGCCCACGCCGTGGGGGCAGAGAAGGTTTTCCTCTACGTGCGGGACGAGTTTGCGGCGGCCATCCAAGGGCTGGAGCAAGCCATAGGGGAACTTAAGGAAGCGGGCCTTCTCACCAAGCCCACCGAGGTCTTCCATAGCGGAGGTCTTTACATCTGCGGCGAGGAAACCGCCCTCTTGGAGTCCATGGAGGGCAAAAGGGCCGAACCCCGGTTAAAACCCCCCTTCCCGGTGGAGAAGGGCCTTTGGGGAAGGCCCACCTTGGTGCAGAACGTGGAAACCCTGGCCAACCTCCCCCTGATCCTCAAGGAGGGCCCTGCTGCCTGGCGCCTAAAGGAGCCCAAGCTCTTCTCCATAAGCGGGGATGTGGCGAGGCCTGGGCTTTATGAGCTCCCCCTGGGCACCCCCTTGGGGGAAGCCCTAGAGCGTGCGGGAGGGAGCCCCAAGGAGCTAAAGGCCGTCCTCCTGGGCGGAGCTGCGGGGGTCTTCACCCGGGATTTCGCCGTTCCCTTGCGCTACCGAGAAAGGCTTCCCATAGGAGCTGGAGCCATCGTGGCCTTCGGTAAGGAAGTGGACCTATGGGAGGTCCTCTTAGGCCTCGCCCATTTCTTCCAAGAGGAGTCCTGCGGCAAGTGCTTCCCCTGCCCCTTGGGCACCGCCATCCAGGTGGAGATGGTCAAAAGGCGGGAGAGGAGTAGGGCCCTCGTCCACGACCTGGCCCAGGCCCTTAAGGGAAGCCTCTGCGGGCTTGGCCAGTCCGCCTATTGGGCCTACCAAAGCCTTCTGGAGGTGGAGGATGCGGCTTAA
- a CDS encoding ATP-binding protein translates to MRTSGQWEILGRFQRALLKDLEPVQILRNLLEVATDEGVERAALFLYHRETRELMGEVASGRGRHYTVSSIALPLHAKGPVQEAFFAEGPVKRGEEWLLPVVGEETSYCWSDPEARCTERPRASRETRVLVCPSCARFTPKGVLSLEGVPQGLRPLLPLLAQLTALALKNGELLAERNRALAQLSRHAEALSHVSALAREVGRVLEPDAVLETLARSLSQRFGFFRVTVALVKEGAPKSPGAHLEGFLTLKGEALYWTEGRSRIRLPLGASSDPLARAVRERRTLLVDRDQLPSHVAQEVGARVAFVPILAEEEPLGALAVDHGPGGPGVSEDEVRYVELIAEIAGVALKNAQLYRERTQLSLALAAERRRLFEVLEELPDGVVVLSGDRGYANSRARGALGVGQEVALEDLPASLEPALEGGRVEVGLGGATFSVRGKRLEGMRILVLHDITERTRMERALRDQVAFTQALVDVAQGALRERDLGALGRTVVERLKGLFAAEEGLLLLEVEGFRRILYATCPLEDPPRPNLLQRALDGVKGEGASQPLAAEALEEEDCALARDLGLKSAVVVPFGAGGVRGGLLLGYRRERRFSERLLSRLAQVGTLLALALERARFLELLELEEERLKALLGHSQDVIYVLDQDGIIRFVSASVRHVLGYDPEGYKRAPVYGLDFVHPEDRPLAEALFCELLASPSEVRTGEFRVLHADGTPIPMEAWGRNLLEDPRVRGIVVDLHDLRPRLEADRLKGEFIAAVSHELRTPLAVIMGLAELLREEELSPAARESVDLILESSFRLKTMVDNLLDTSRLEAGRFEVSKRPVNLKPLLLDLARSFQGVARLSGVAFTVELQDLPLLEADPDRMVQVVGNLLSNAFKFTPPGGRVRLAAKEMGGDLVVEVEDTGPGIPKEEIPKLFQRYVRAKNAQTRGVAGTGLGLFISKHIVEAHGGRIEVESEEGKGSLFRVILPLYGPHPAG, encoded by the coding sequence ATGAGAACCTCGGGGCAGTGGGAGATCCTTGGGCGATTCCAGAGGGCCTTGTTAAAAGATCTGGAGCCGGTTCAGATACTACGCAACCTCCTCGAGGTGGCCACCGACGAAGGGGTAGAGCGGGCGGCCCTTTTCCTCTACCACCGGGAAACCCGGGAGCTTATGGGGGAGGTGGCCTCGGGCCGGGGACGGCATTACACGGTTTCCTCCATCGCCCTTCCCCTACATGCCAAGGGGCCTGTACAGGAGGCTTTTTTCGCCGAAGGGCCGGTGAAGCGGGGCGAAGAGTGGCTTTTGCCCGTGGTAGGGGAGGAAACCTCCTACTGCTGGTCGGATCCCGAGGCTCGGTGTACGGAACGGCCCAGGGCGAGCCGGGAAACCCGGGTCCTGGTGTGCCCCAGTTGTGCCCGGTTTACCCCTAAGGGGGTACTCAGTCTGGAAGGGGTTCCCCAAGGCTTAAGACCCCTCCTTCCCCTCCTGGCCCAGCTCACCGCCTTGGCCCTCAAAAACGGCGAGCTCTTGGCGGAGCGAAACCGGGCCTTGGCCCAACTTTCCCGCCATGCGGAGGCCCTTTCCCACGTGAGCGCCTTGGCTAGGGAGGTGGGCCGGGTTCTCGAGCCCGATGCGGTCTTAGAAACCCTGGCCCGCTCCCTTTCCCAGCGCTTTGGCTTTTTCCGGGTTACGGTGGCCTTGGTTAAAGAAGGGGCGCCCAAGTCCCCTGGTGCCCATCTGGAAGGATTCCTTACCCTGAAGGGAGAGGCCCTCTACTGGACGGAAGGCAGGAGCCGGATTCGTCTTCCCCTAGGGGCTTCATCCGATCCCCTGGCCCGGGCTGTGCGGGAGCGGAGGACCCTCTTGGTGGACCGGGACCAGCTCCCTTCCCACGTGGCCCAGGAGGTGGGAGCCCGGGTGGCCTTCGTACCCATCCTGGCAGAGGAGGAACCCTTGGGGGCTCTGGCGGTGGACCACGGCCCAGGAGGGCCTGGGGTGAGCGAGGATGAGGTACGGTATGTGGAGCTCATAGCGGAAATAGCGGGAGTAGCCCTTAAAAATGCCCAGCTCTATCGGGAAAGGACCCAGCTCTCCTTAGCCCTGGCTGCCGAAAGGAGGCGCCTTTTTGAGGTGTTGGAAGAGTTGCCGGATGGGGTGGTGGTCCTCTCCGGCGACCGGGGCTACGCCAACAGCCGGGCCCGAGGGGCTTTGGGGGTGGGCCAGGAGGTGGCCCTCGAGGACCTTCCCGCAAGCCTGGAGCCGGCCTTGGAAGGGGGACGGGTGGAGGTGGGCCTCGGGGGGGCCACGTTCAGCGTGCGGGGGAAAAGGTTGGAGGGGATGCGCATCTTGGTCCTCCACGACATCACCGAGCGCACCCGCATGGAAAGGGCCCTGAGGGACCAGGTGGCCTTCACCCAAGCGCTGGTGGACGTGGCCCAGGGGGCTTTGCGGGAGCGGGACCTGGGTGCCTTGGGCAGGACAGTGGTGGAGCGGCTTAAGGGGCTTTTTGCCGCGGAGGAGGGGCTTTTGCTCCTGGAGGTGGAGGGGTTCCGGCGGATCCTCTACGCCACCTGCCCTTTGGAAGACCCTCCTCGGCCTAACCTTTTGCAGAGGGCCCTGGATGGGGTTAAGGGTGAAGGGGCCTCCCAGCCCCTGGCTGCGGAGGCCTTGGAAGAAGAGGACTGCGCCTTGGCCCGGGACCTGGGGTTAAAAAGCGCCGTGGTGGTTCCCTTTGGTGCGGGAGGCGTCAGGGGAGGGTTGCTCTTGGGCTACCGGAGGGAGCGGCGGTTTTCCGAGAGGCTCCTCTCCCGCTTGGCCCAGGTGGGTACCCTCTTGGCCCTGGCGCTGGAAAGGGCCCGCTTTCTAGAGCTTTTGGAGCTGGAAGAGGAACGCTTGAAGGCGCTTTTGGGGCACTCTCAAGACGTTATATACGTGTTGGACCAGGATGGGATCATACGCTTTGTGAGCGCCAGCGTACGCCATGTTTTGGGGTATGACCCGGAAGGGTACAAGAGGGCTCCCGTCTATGGCCTGGACTTTGTCCACCCGGAGGACCGCCCCTTGGCGGAGGCCCTGTTCTGCGAGCTTTTGGCCTCTCCTTCAGAGGTGCGCACGGGGGAGTTCCGGGTTCTCCATGCCGACGGTACGCCCATTCCCATGGAGGCCTGGGGACGGAACCTCCTGGAGGATCCCCGGGTACGGGGCATTGTGGTGGACCTACACGACCTCAGGCCTAGGTTGGAAGCGGATCGCCTTAAGGGGGAGTTCATCGCCGCGGTGAGCCACGAGCTCAGGACCCCCTTGGCGGTGATCATGGGCTTGGCGGAGCTCTTAAGGGAGGAGGAGCTTTCCCCGGCGGCCAGGGAGTCCGTGGACTTAATCCTGGAAAGTTCCTTTCGCCTTAAGACCATGGTGGATAACCTTCTGGACACCAGTCGCCTCGAGGCGGGCCGCTTTGAGGTTTCCAAAAGGCCGGTCAATCTCAAGCCCTTGTTGCTGGATTTGGCGCGGAGTTTTCAGGGGGTGGCCCGGCTTTCTGGGGTGGCCTTTACGGTGGAACTTCAGGACCTGCCCCTTTTGGAGGCGGATCCCGACCGGATGGTCCAGGTGGTGGGGAACCTTCTCTCCAACGCCTTCAAGTTCACCCCCCCAGGAGGCCGGGTGCGTTTGGCGGCCAAGGAGATGGGGGGAGACCTGGTGGTGGAGGTGGAAGACACCGGCCCGGGTATTCCCAAGGAGGAGATTCCCAAGCTTTTCCAACGCTATGTCCGGGCCAAAAACGCCCAGACCCGGGGGGTGGCGGGGACCGGGCTTGGCCTTTTCATCTCCAAGCACATCGTGGAGGCCCACGGAGGGCGGATAGAGGTGGAGAGCGAGGAGGGCAAGGGAAGCCTCTTTAGGGTTATCCTACCCCTATATGGCCCGCATCCTGCTGGTTGA
- a CDS encoding response regulator transcription factor, whose amino-acid sequence MARILLVEDEPLVAHLVRRILERAGYQVDWASSGQAALERIGPSYDLLVCDLVMPGVSGLEVIQKVRERGLATPILALSASVSETSRQRALEAGAQAFMGKPFEAQALLAQVEGLLRGGG is encoded by the coding sequence ATGGCCCGCATCCTGCTGGTTGAGGACGAGCCCTTGGTGGCCCACCTGGTGCGCCGCATCTTGGAGCGGGCGGGGTACCAGGTGGATTGGGCCTCCTCGGGCCAGGCGGCTTTGGAGAGAATAGGTCCGTCCTATGACCTTTTGGTCTGCGACTTGGTGATGCCGGGGGTTTCGGGCCTGGAGGTGATCCAAAAGGTACGGGAGCGGGGGCTTGCCACGCCTATTCTGGCCCTTTCCGCAAGTGTTTCTGAGACCAGCCGGCAAAGGGCCTTAGAAGCGGGGGCCCAAGCCTTCATGGGAAAACCCTTTGAAGCCCAGGCCCTTCTGGCGCAGGTGGAGGGGCTTTTGCGAGGTGGGGGATAG
- a CDS encoding acyl-CoA dehydrogenase family protein gives MAIDFSLTEEQRQLQALARRFAKEVILPVAQEYDEKEEVPWPVIEKLHQVGLLNAIIPEEYGGMGLKMLDEVIVGEELAYACMGIYTIPMASDLGITPVLLAGTEEQKRRFLKPLTEKPALAAFALSEPGNGSDAAALKTRAVRQGDHYVLNGTKMWISNGGEAEWVVVFATLNPELRHKGVVALVVERGTPGFSAVKIHGKMGQRASGTYELVFEDVKVPVQNRLGEEGEGFKIAMNTLNKTRIPVAAGSVGVARRALDEAKKYAKEREAFGQPIAGFQAIQFKLADMLIGIETARMYTYYAAWLVDRGLPHAHASAIAKAYASEIAFEAANQAIQIHGGYGYVREFPVEKLLRDVKLNQIYEGTNEIQRLIIARHILAE, from the coding sequence ATGGCCATAGACTTCAGCCTTACCGAGGAACAGCGGCAGCTCCAGGCCCTGGCCCGGCGCTTCGCCAAAGAGGTGATCCTGCCCGTGGCCCAGGAGTACGACGAGAAGGAGGAGGTGCCCTGGCCGGTCATAGAGAAACTCCACCAGGTGGGCCTCCTGAACGCCATCATCCCCGAGGAATACGGAGGGATGGGCCTCAAGATGCTGGACGAGGTCATCGTGGGGGAGGAGCTGGCCTACGCCTGCATGGGCATCTACACCATTCCCATGGCCAGCGACCTGGGTATCACCCCGGTGCTCCTCGCGGGAACCGAGGAGCAAAAGCGCCGTTTCCTAAAGCCGTTAACTGAGAAACCTGCCTTGGCCGCCTTTGCCCTCAGCGAACCCGGCAACGGCTCGGATGCCGCCGCCTTGAAGACCCGGGCGGTGCGCCAAGGGGATCACTACGTGTTAAACGGCACCAAGATGTGGATCAGCAACGGTGGGGAGGCCGAATGGGTGGTGGTCTTCGCTACCCTTAATCCGGAGCTTCGCCACAAGGGGGTGGTGGCCCTGGTGGTGGAGAGGGGCACCCCGGGGTTTAGCGCCGTGAAGATCCACGGGAAGATGGGGCAAAGGGCCTCGGGAACCTATGAGTTGGTGTTTGAAGATGTCAAAGTGCCCGTTCAGAATCGCCTAGGAGAGGAAGGCGAAGGGTTCAAAATCGCCATGAACACCCTCAACAAGACCCGCATCCCCGTGGCCGCGGGCAGCGTGGGCGTGGCCAGGCGAGCGCTGGACGAAGCCAAAAAGTACGCAAAAGAGCGGGAAGCCTTCGGCCAGCCCATCGCGGGCTTCCAGGCCATCCAGTTCAAGCTGGCGGATATGCTGATCGGTATTGAAACCGCTCGCATGTACACCTACTACGCCGCCTGGCTGGTGGACCGGGGTCTTCCCCATGCTCACGCCAGCGCCATCGCCAAGGCCTACGCCTCGGAGATCGCTTTTGAGGCCGCCAACCAGGCCATCCAGATCCACGGGGGTTACGGCTACGTGCGGGAGTTCCCCGTGGAAAAACTCCTGAGGGACGTGAAGCTCAACCAGATCTACGAGGGCACCAACGAGATCCAAAGGCTCATCATCGCCAGGCACATCCTGGCGGAATAG
- a CDS encoding electron transfer flavoprotein subunit beta/FixA family protein has translation MKFIAVIRQVPDGESRLRIQGNRVDLSSATLILDQMDEYGVEEALRLKEKHGGEAIVVGFGPERTEEAIRTALAMGMDRGIHVVHEGYADPVTVAEALAPVIREESPTLVLTGGQQADWDSQALGAALAEALGVPVIPWTTAIELEGETVRAKHDLDEGAEWVRVKLPAVFTTQQGLNEPRYPTLPGIMKAKKKEVKKVAFQGNSRVEILEETIQEKARLQRILDGKDPVAAAEELVRLLHEEAKVI, from the coding sequence ATGAAGTTCATAGCGGTCATCAGACAGGTACCGGACGGGGAAAGCCGGCTCAGGATCCAGGGAAACCGGGTGGATCTCTCCTCCGCCACCCTCATCCTGGACCAGATGGACGAGTACGGGGTGGAGGAAGCCCTCCGCCTAAAGGAGAAGCACGGGGGCGAGGCCATCGTGGTAGGGTTTGGCCCCGAGCGCACCGAGGAGGCCATCCGCACCGCCTTGGCCATGGGCATGGACCGGGGGATTCACGTGGTCCATGAGGGCTATGCGGATCCCGTCACCGTGGCCGAGGCCCTAGCCCCGGTGATCCGGGAGGAATCCCCTACCCTGGTCCTGACCGGGGGGCAACAGGCGGACTGGGACAGCCAAGCCCTGGGTGCTGCTTTGGCCGAGGCCCTGGGGGTGCCGGTGATCCCCTGGACCACCGCCATTGAGCTGGAAGGGGAAACCGTCCGGGCCAAGCACGACCTGGACGAAGGAGCCGAGTGGGTTCGGGTCAAGCTGCCGGCCGTTTTCACCACCCAGCAGGGACTGAACGAACCCCGCTACCCCACCCTGCCCGGCATCATGAAGGCCAAGAAGAAGGAGGTCAAAAAGGTGGCCTTCCAGGGGAATAGCCGGGTGGAGATCCTGGAGGAAACCATCCAGGAAAAGGCCCGGCTGCAGAGGATTCTTGACGGCAAGGACCCCGTGGCGGCAGCGGAAGAACTGGTACGGCTTCTGCATGAGGAGGCCAAGGTTATCTAA